Proteins found in one Methanospirillum hungatei JF-1 genomic segment:
- a CDS encoding rubrerythrin family protein, with the protein MDLDLISMATKDNLMEGFAGESQANRKYASFSDKAAEEGFTKVATLFKAASLAEEIHARRHLQVYGIPGTLENLSAAIEGETEEFTHMYPEFIKQSQAEGNEDATRSFTFAMKAEQVHAGLYEKARAAVKAGKDLEVSKIFLCPVCGNVVLESAPGACPICGVPGKKFQEVTL; encoded by the coding sequence ATGGATCTCGATCTTATCAGTATGGCAACCAAAGATAACCTAATGGAAGGGTTTGCAGGGGAGTCCCAGGCAAACAGAAAATATGCGTCATTTTCAGATAAGGCAGCCGAAGAAGGGTTTACAAAAGTTGCAACACTCTTTAAGGCTGCATCACTTGCAGAAGAGATACATGCACGCCGCCACCTGCAGGTATATGGAATCCCTGGAACCCTGGAGAACCTGTCCGCAGCAATTGAAGGTGAGACTGAAGAATTTACCCATATGTACCCTGAGTTTATCAAGCAGTCCCAGGCAGAGGGAAATGAGGATGCCACAAGGTCATTCACCTTTGCCATGAAGGCAGAACAGGTCCATGCAGGACTTTATGAAAAGGCACGTGCAGCAGTAAAGGCAGGAAAGGATCTGGAAGTTTCCAAGATATTCCTCTGCCCCGTCTGTGGCAATGTTGTGCTGGAATCAGCTCCTGGTGCTTGTCCTATCTGTGGTGTTCCAGGGAAAAAGTTTCAGGAAGTAACCCTCTGA